In the genome of Mycobacterium kansasii ATCC 12478, one region contains:
- a CDS encoding SRPBCC family protein, which translates to MVAPLLQAQVDIDAPPSKVWALISDLRRMPQWSPQCRWTHQFGPLRRGARTLNLNRRNRLFWPTTCTVVEVIPEQKLAFRVDTNRSIWSYELEPNGEGTRVTESRHAENGVSAFSNLSVNALLGGTTNFERELVDGMNTSLAKIKAAAEKG; encoded by the coding sequence ATGGTAGCTCCGCTGCTACAGGCACAGGTTGACATCGATGCGCCGCCCTCGAAAGTCTGGGCGCTGATATCCGATTTGCGGCGAATGCCGCAATGGAGCCCGCAGTGTCGCTGGACGCACCAATTCGGTCCGCTGCGCCGTGGAGCCCGCACCCTTAACCTCAACCGCCGCAACCGGTTGTTCTGGCCGACAACCTGCACTGTCGTCGAGGTCATCCCGGAGCAGAAGCTGGCGTTCCGGGTCGACACCAACCGCAGCATCTGGAGCTACGAGCTGGAGCCGAACGGCGAGGGCACCCGGGTCACCGAGAGCCGCCACGCCGAAAACGGGGTCAGCGCGTTTTCCAACTTGTCGGTCAACGCCCTCTTGGGTGGCACCACGAACTTCGAACGCGAATTGGTCGACGGCATGAACACCTCGCTGGCGAAGATCAAGGCGGCCGCCGAAAAAGGCTAA
- a CDS encoding VOC family protein: protein MAITVEPALSPHLVVDDAAAAIDFYVKAFDAVELGRIPGPDGKLIHAALRINGFLVMLNDDFPETCGGKSTTPRSLGGTPVTIHLTVTDVDTKFQRAVDAGATVVIPLADQFWGDRYGVVADPFGHHWSLGQPVRELSMDEIQEAMSAQATG, encoded by the coding sequence GTGGCAATCACCGTGGAACCCGCATTGTCCCCCCACCTCGTCGTCGACGACGCCGCGGCGGCGATCGACTTCTATGTCAAGGCCTTCGACGCCGTTGAGCTGGGACGCATACCAGGGCCCGACGGCAAACTCATCCACGCCGCCCTGCGCATCAACGGCTTCCTGGTGATGCTCAACGACGACTTCCCGGAAACCTGCGGCGGCAAGTCCACGACACCGAGGTCACTGGGCGGCACCCCGGTCACCATCCACCTGACCGTCACCGATGTCGATACCAAGTTCCAGCGGGCAGTAGACGCCGGTGCCACCGTGGTAATCCCGTTGGCAGACCAGTTTTGGGGCGACCGATACGGAGTAGTCGCCGACCCGTTCGGCCACCACTGGTCACTGGGGCAACCCGTACGGGAGCTCAGCATGGACGAGATTCAAGAGGCCATGTCCGCGCAGGCAACCGGCTAG
- a CDS encoding FAD-dependent oxidoreductase: MPHVITQSCCNDASCVFACPVNCIHPSPDEPGFATSEMLYIDPVACVDCGACVSACPVGAIAPDSRLESRQLPFVEINASYYPKRPADAKLPPTSKLAPVIPAAAVRARRHPLTVAIVGSGPAAMYAADELLVQPGVHVNVFEMLPTPYGLVRAGVAPDHPNTKRVTALFDRVASHDRFRFYLNVEIGKHLTHADLLAHHHAVVYAVGAPDDRRLNIDGMGLAGTGTATELVAWINGHPEFVDFPVDLGHERVVIIGNGNVALDLARVLTADPGDLARTDIADHALQAFRGSAVREVVIAARRGPAHSAFTLPELVGLTAASDVVLDRDDHKRVLEDLATASAPLTKAKLQILSTLGDGSVPASRPRIRLAYRLTPRRVLGPQRATGIEFAVTGTDEVHRLDAGLVLTSIGYRGKRIGDLPFDEATAVVPNDGGRVVNPGTGQPVPGAYVAGWIKRGPTGFIGTNKSCSWQTVQALVADFNAGKLTDPAGRLSALDQLVAARQPDVIDAGGWRAIDAAEVARGSRDGRPRNKFTDVGDMLAAATVAQQAPPLRRRLLTRLRKLA, from the coding sequence ATGCCGCACGTTATTACCCAGTCATGCTGCAATGACGCGTCATGCGTCTTTGCGTGCCCGGTCAATTGCATCCACCCCTCACCGGACGAGCCGGGCTTTGCGACGTCGGAGATGCTGTATATCGATCCGGTGGCGTGCGTCGACTGTGGCGCCTGCGTGAGCGCCTGCCCGGTCGGCGCCATCGCGCCAGACAGCAGGCTGGAATCGCGGCAACTGCCGTTCGTCGAGATCAACGCCTCGTATTATCCGAAGCGGCCGGCCGACGCGAAGCTGCCGCCGACGTCGAAACTGGCCCCGGTGATCCCGGCCGCCGCGGTGCGTGCGCGCCGTCATCCGCTGACCGTTGCCATTGTCGGATCCGGGCCCGCGGCGATGTACGCCGCCGACGAGCTGCTGGTCCAACCGGGCGTGCACGTCAATGTCTTCGAGATGCTGCCCACGCCCTACGGTCTGGTGCGCGCCGGGGTGGCACCGGATCACCCGAACACCAAGAGGGTTACGGCCCTATTCGACCGGGTCGCCAGCCACGATCGGTTCCGCTTCTATCTGAATGTCGAGATTGGCAAGCACCTCACACACGCCGATCTGTTGGCCCACCACCACGCCGTGGTGTATGCAGTCGGCGCGCCCGACGACCGTCGCCTCAACATCGACGGGATGGGGCTAGCCGGCACCGGTACCGCGACGGAGTTGGTCGCGTGGATCAACGGTCACCCCGAGTTCGTCGATTTCCCAGTCGATCTCGGCCACGAACGGGTGGTGATCATCGGCAACGGCAATGTCGCTCTCGACCTGGCGCGGGTGCTCACCGCCGACCCCGGGGACCTGGCCCGAACCGACATCGCCGATCATGCGCTGCAGGCGTTCCGCGGCTCGGCGGTCCGTGAGGTGGTGATCGCTGCCCGCCGCGGACCCGCTCACTCGGCGTTCACCCTGCCGGAGTTGGTCGGGCTTACCGCTGCATCCGACGTGGTGCTCGACCGCGACGACCACAAGCGGGTCCTCGAGGACTTGGCAACCGCCTCGGCACCCTTGACGAAAGCCAAGCTGCAGATCCTGAGCACCCTGGGCGACGGGTCGGTCCCGGCGTCGCGCCCACGAATCCGGCTGGCCTATCGGCTCACGCCCCGGCGCGTCCTGGGACCTCAACGGGCCACCGGCATCGAGTTCGCCGTCACCGGGACCGATGAGGTGCACCGACTTGACGCCGGCCTGGTGCTGACGTCAATCGGCTACCGCGGCAAGCGGATTGGCGATCTGCCGTTCGACGAGGCAACGGCCGTCGTGCCCAACGACGGTGGGCGGGTGGTCAATCCGGGTACCGGGCAGCCGGTGCCGGGTGCCTATGTCGCGGGCTGGATCAAGCGCGGGCCGACGGGCTTCATCGGCACCAACAAATCCTGCTCTTGGCAAACCGTTCAGGCGCTCGTGGCCGATTTCAATGCGGGCAAGCTCACCGATCCTGCGGGCAGGCTGTCGGCGCTGGACCAGCTGGTGGCCGCGCGTCAGCCCGACGTCATCGACGCCGGGGGCTGGCGTGCCATCGATGCCGCCGAGGTCGCCCGCGGTAGCCGCGACGGCCGGCCGCGCAACAAGTTCACCGACGTCGGCGACATGCTCGCGGCGGCGACCGTCGCCCAGCAGGCGCCGCCGTTGCGACGGCGCCTGCTGACGCGGCTGCGCAAGCTGGCCTGA
- a CDS encoding TetR/AcrR family transcriptional regulator, with the protein MCAARLTIHRTMDARQLEVRTRLLQAARQLIREHGHEAVGMELIATTAGVSRATTYRYFASKEHVVCEAALAWGHDVAARLPQVIEAAGETVGAIDVAIEQVVHEAASDLSMVRATMASVLAQGPVADEFRRGVREMFRALLAGAVDNMPATLDPSMTLLGRVFFADLALLGVGDISVEQCIEELRTAAQRLLTGTTHHN; encoded by the coding sequence GTGTGCGCTGCCCGATTGACCATCCATCGCACGATGGACGCGCGTCAGCTGGAAGTACGTACCCGGCTGCTTCAGGCAGCGCGACAGCTGATCCGCGAGCACGGTCATGAGGCCGTGGGCATGGAGTTGATCGCCACGACAGCAGGGGTATCGAGGGCGACGACGTACCGCTACTTCGCGTCCAAGGAACATGTCGTCTGCGAGGCCGCGCTGGCCTGGGGTCATGACGTTGCGGCGCGCTTGCCGCAGGTCATCGAGGCAGCCGGGGAGACGGTTGGCGCCATCGACGTCGCGATCGAACAGGTGGTGCACGAGGCAGCGTCGGATTTGTCGATGGTTCGGGCCACCATGGCGTCGGTGCTGGCGCAGGGCCCGGTCGCCGACGAGTTTCGCCGGGGTGTGCGTGAGATGTTCCGCGCGTTGTTGGCCGGTGCCGTCGACAACATGCCGGCCACCCTTGACCCGTCGATGACGTTGCTTGGGCGGGTCTTTTTCGCCGACCTGGCATTGCTGGGTGTCGGCGATATCAGCGTCGAGCAGTGCATCGAAGAGCTGCGGACGGCGGCACAGCGCTTACTTACCGGTACTACTCACCACAACTAG
- a CDS encoding MFS transporter codes for MANYPADDADYRRPRRPPPMPSANRYLPPLGQEQERQRDSQPPPREFNGGERITVTRAAAMRSREMGSRMYWMVQRAATADGADKSGLTALTWPVMANFAVDSAMAVALANTLFFAAASGESKSRVALYLLITIAPFAVIAPLIGPALDKLQHGRRVALALSFGLRTALALVLIMNYDGATGSFPSWVLYPCALAMMVFSKSFSVLRSAVTPRVMPPTIDLVRVNSRLTVFGLLGGTMAGGAVAAGVEFGCTHLLELPGALFVVVAITIAGAVLSMRIPSWVEVTTGEVPATLSYHRDAGKARRSWPEEVKNLGGTLRQPLGRNIITSLWGNCTIKVMVGFLFLYPAFVAKAHDADGWVQLAMLGLIGAAAAIGNFAGNFTSARLQLGRPAVLVVRCTVVVTVFALAAAVAGNLVAAAIATLFTSGCSAIAKASLDASLQDDLPEESRASGFGRSESTLQLAWVLGGAVGVLVYTELWVGFTVVSALLILGLAQTIVSFRGDSLIPGLGGNRPVLAEQESTRRGPAMMPQ; via the coding sequence ATGGCCAACTATCCCGCTGACGACGCGGACTATCGACGCCCGCGCCGTCCGCCGCCCATGCCGAGCGCCAACCGCTACCTCCCGCCGCTGGGTCAGGAGCAGGAACGCCAGCGCGACAGCCAGCCGCCGCCGCGCGAGTTCAACGGCGGCGAACGGATCACCGTCACCCGGGCCGCGGCGATGCGCAGCCGCGAAATGGGCTCGCGGATGTATTGGATGGTGCAGCGTGCCGCCACCGCCGACGGCGCCGACAAGTCGGGCCTGACCGCGCTGACCTGGCCGGTGATGGCCAACTTCGCGGTCGACTCCGCGATGGCGGTTGCGCTGGCCAACACCTTGTTCTTTGCCGCAGCCAGCGGTGAAAGCAAATCGCGGGTCGCTCTTTACCTATTGATCACCATCGCGCCGTTCGCCGTAATCGCGCCGCTGATCGGTCCCGCGCTGGACAAGCTGCAGCACGGCCGACGGGTGGCGCTGGCTCTGTCGTTCGGACTTCGGACCGCCTTGGCACTGGTGTTGATCATGAATTACGACGGCGCCACCGGTAGCTTCCCGTCGTGGGTGCTCTATCCGTGCGCGCTGGCCATGATGGTGTTCTCGAAATCATTCAGCGTGCTGCGCAGCGCGGTGACACCGCGGGTGATGCCGCCGACGATCGATTTGGTGCGGGTCAACTCCCGGCTGACGGTGTTCGGTCTGCTCGGCGGCACCATGGCCGGCGGTGCCGTCGCCGCCGGAGTCGAGTTCGGCTGTACCCATCTGTTGGAACTTCCGGGCGCGTTGTTCGTCGTCGTCGCGATCACCATCGCCGGCGCTGTTTTGTCCATGCGGATTCCAAGCTGGGTCGAGGTGACCACCGGCGAGGTGCCGGCCACTCTGAGCTACCACCGCGACGCCGGCAAGGCGCGGCGAAGCTGGCCGGAGGAAGTCAAGAACCTCGGTGGAACACTGCGACAGCCGTTGGGCCGCAACATCATTACCTCGTTGTGGGGCAACTGCACCATCAAGGTGATGGTCGGCTTCCTGTTCTTGTATCCGGCGTTCGTCGCCAAGGCCCACGACGCCGACGGGTGGGTTCAGTTGGCCATGTTGGGCCTGATCGGCGCAGCGGCCGCGATCGGCAACTTCGCCGGCAATTTCACCAGCGCCCGCCTGCAACTGGGCCGGCCGGCGGTGCTGGTCGTGCGCTGCACCGTGGTGGTGACGGTGTTCGCGCTGGCGGCCGCGGTGGCCGGCAATCTGGTGGCGGCCGCCATTGCGACCCTGTTCACGTCGGGCTGCAGCGCAATCGCAAAAGCCTCGCTGGACGCCTCGCTGCAAGACGATCTACCCGAGGAATCGCGGGCGTCGGGGTTCGGCCGTTCGGAGTCGACGCTGCAGCTCGCCTGGGTGCTCGGCGGCGCGGTCGGCGTGTTGGTCTACACCGAATTGTGGGTCGGGTTCACCGTCGTCAGCGCCTTGCTGATCCTGGGTTTGGCGCAGACGATCGTAAGCTTCCGGGGTGACTCGTTGATACCGGGTCTCGGCGGTAATCGGCCGGTGCTGGCCGAGCAGGAGAGCACGCGTCGTGGCCCGGCGATGATGCCGCAGTGA
- a CDS encoding DUF3027 domain-containing protein produces MTGPLEKSVESAVATVAEWPQDLASVLTGAVDQARAAVAEFSGPDAVGDYLGVGYEDPNAATHRFLAHLPGYQGWQWAVVVAAHAGADRATISEVVLVPGPTALLAPPWVPWERRVQPGDLSPGDLLAPAKDDPRLVPGYSASGDPQVDETAAEIGFGRRWVLSAWGRAGAAERWHNGDYGPDSAMARSTKRVCRDCGFFLPLAGALGAMFGVCGNELSADGHVVDKHYGCGAHSDTPAPAGSGSPMYDPYDDGVLDIWEKPPESSD; encoded by the coding sequence GTGACCGGACCCTTGGAGAAGTCGGTGGAATCCGCCGTGGCGACCGTGGCCGAGTGGCCGCAAGATTTGGCGTCGGTGCTCACCGGCGCGGTGGACCAGGCCAGGGCGGCGGTCGCCGAGTTCAGCGGGCCCGATGCGGTCGGAGACTACCTCGGTGTCGGCTACGAAGATCCCAATGCGGCGACACACCGATTCCTTGCGCATTTGCCCGGGTACCAGGGATGGCAGTGGGCCGTCGTCGTCGCTGCCCATGCTGGTGCCGATCGTGCCACCATCAGCGAGGTGGTCCTGGTCCCCGGCCCAACGGCCTTGCTGGCGCCGCCCTGGGTGCCCTGGGAGCGGCGGGTACAGCCGGGAGATTTGAGCCCGGGAGACTTGCTGGCGCCGGCCAAGGATGACCCGCGGCTGGTACCGGGCTATAGCGCCAGCGGCGACCCGCAGGTCGACGAGACCGCTGCCGAGATCGGGTTCGGCCGACGCTGGGTGCTGAGCGCGTGGGGCCGCGCCGGCGCGGCGGAGCGCTGGCACAACGGCGACTACGGCCCCGACTCGGCGATGGCACGGTCGACCAAACGAGTCTGCCGCGACTGCGGGTTCTTCCTGCCGCTCGCCGGAGCGCTGGGCGCAATGTTCGGGGTGTGTGGTAACGAATTGTCGGCCGATGGCCATGTCGTCGACAAGCATTACGGTTGCGGCGCGCATTCCGACACCCCGGCCCCGGCGGGCAGCGGCTCCCCGATGTATGACCCGTACGACGACGGGGTGCTCGATATCTGGGAGAAGCCGCCGGAATCGTCCGATTAG
- the serC gene encoding phosphoserine transaminase, producing the protein MADQLTTALEIPADLKPRDGRFGSGPSKVRPEQLQALTTTAAALFGTSHRQSPVKNLVGRVRTGLAELFSLPDGYQVILGNGGATAFWDAAAFGLIDKRSLHLAYGEFSAKFASAVAKNPFVGDPIIIKADPGDAPQPQADPSVDVVAWAHNETSTGVAVPVRRPAGSGDALIVIDATSGAGGLPVDITEADAYYFAPQKNFASDGGLWLALMSPAALARVEAIAASGRWVPDFLSLPIAIENSLKNQTYNTPAIGTLALLAEQLDWLLGNGGLEWAVKRTADSSQRLYSWAQERPYTTPFVTDPELRSQVVGTIDFVDEVDAAAVAKTLRANGIVDTEPYRKLGRNQLRVAMFPAVEPDDVSALTQCIDWVVERL; encoded by the coding sequence ATGGCCGACCAGCTCACGACTGCCCTCGAAATTCCTGCTGACCTCAAACCCCGCGACGGGCGCTTCGGGTCGGGCCCGTCCAAGGTGCGGCCCGAGCAATTGCAGGCGCTGACCACCACCGCGGCGGCATTGTTCGGCACCTCGCACCGGCAGTCGCCGGTCAAGAATCTGGTAGGCCGGGTCCGCACCGGCCTGGCCGAGCTGTTCTCCCTGCCCGACGGTTACCAGGTGATTCTGGGCAACGGCGGCGCGACGGCCTTTTGGGACGCCGCCGCGTTCGGGCTGATCGACAAGCGCTCATTGCATCTGGCCTACGGCGAGTTCAGCGCGAAGTTCGCCTCAGCCGTCGCCAAGAACCCGTTCGTGGGCGACCCGATCATCATCAAGGCGGACCCGGGCGACGCGCCGCAGCCGCAGGCCGACCCGTCGGTGGACGTTGTCGCCTGGGCTCACAACGAGACGTCGACCGGGGTGGCGGTGCCGGTGCGACGTCCCGCCGGCTCGGGCGACGCGCTGATCGTCATCGACGCCACCTCGGGCGCCGGCGGTCTGCCGGTCGACATCACCGAGGCCGATGCATATTACTTCGCGCCCCAAAAGAATTTCGCCAGCGACGGTGGCCTGTGGCTGGCGCTGATGAGCCCGGCCGCGCTGGCCCGCGTCGAGGCCATCGCGGCCTCGGGGCGCTGGGTTCCCGACTTCTTGTCGCTACCGATAGCGATCGAGAACAGTCTGAAGAACCAGACGTACAACACACCGGCTATCGGCACGCTGGCACTGCTGGCCGAACAGCTCGATTGGCTGCTGGGTAACGGCGGCCTGGAGTGGGCGGTCAAGCGGACGGCGGACTCCTCGCAGCGGTTGTACTCATGGGCGCAGGAGCGGCCGTACACCACGCCGTTCGTGACCGACCCGGAGTTGCGGTCGCAGGTAGTGGGCACGATCGACTTCGTCGACGAGGTCGACGCCGCGGCCGTGGCCAAGACCTTGCGGGCAAACGGCATCGTCGACACCGAGCCGTACCGCAAACTGGGCCGCAACCAGTTGCGGGTGGCGATGTTCCCCGCCGTCGAACCCGACGACGTCAGCGCCCTCACCCAATGCATCGACTGGGTGGTCGAGCGGCTTTAA
- a CDS encoding TrmH family RNA methyltransferase, which yields MTGFDVDVQDISDPDDPRLDDFRDLNSVDRRPDLPSGKGLVIAEGVLVVQRMLASRFTPRAMLGTDRRLAELRDDLTGSTAPYYRASAEVMARAVGFHLNRGVLASASRLPELTVAQVVDGARTVVVLEGVNDHENLGSIFRNAAGLGVDAVVFGSGCADPLYRRAVRVSMGHALLVPYARAADWPADLLMLQQLGFRLLAMTPHGDARELGEAMDAVREQPIALLVGAEGPGLTAAALRISDLRVRIPMSRGTDSLNVATAAALAFYERARLCP from the coding sequence GTGACCGGTTTCGACGTCGACGTTCAAGACATCAGCGATCCCGACGATCCGCGCCTCGACGATTTCCGCGACCTGAACAGCGTCGACCGCAGGCCCGACCTGCCGTCCGGGAAGGGCCTGGTGATCGCCGAGGGTGTGCTGGTCGTGCAGCGCATGCTGGCTTCGCGCTTTACCCCGCGAGCAATGCTCGGCACCGACCGCAGGCTGGCCGAGCTCAGAGATGACTTGACCGGCAGCACGGCCCCCTACTATCGAGCCTCCGCGGAAGTCATGGCGCGGGCCGTCGGATTTCACCTCAACCGGGGGGTGCTGGCCTCGGCAAGCCGGTTACCGGAGCTCACAGTGGCCCAAGTGGTCGACGGTGCTCGCACCGTCGTCGTGCTCGAGGGGGTCAACGATCACGAGAACCTGGGCTCGATCTTTCGCAACGCGGCGGGGCTGGGCGTGGACGCGGTGGTCTTCGGCAGCGGTTGCGCCGACCCGCTGTACCGTCGTGCGGTCCGGGTGTCGATGGGGCACGCTTTGCTGGTGCCCTACGCCCGAGCAGCCGACTGGCCCGCAGACTTGTTGATGTTGCAGCAACTGGGCTTTCGACTGTTGGCGATGACCCCGCACGGCGATGCCCGCGAACTGGGCGAGGCCATGGACGCGGTACGTGAGCAACCGATTGCGTTGCTGGTGGGCGCCGAGGGGCCGGGACTGACCGCCGCCGCGCTGCGGATCAGCGATCTGCGGGTGCGGATCCCGATGTCGCGGGGCACCGACTCCCTCAACGTGGCGACGGCGGCGGCGTTGGCGTTCTACGAGCGGGCTAGGCTCTGCCCGTGA
- the sepH gene encoding septation protein SepH — protein MRELKLVGLDADGKYLICEGAKPAETFKLPADDRLRAVLSGNTTHPVQPHLDMEITNMLSPKEIQARIRAGASVEQVAAASGSDLARIQRFAHPVLLERSRAAELATAAHPMLSDGPAVLTLLETITAALLTRGLNPEKLSWDAWRNEDGRWTVQLAWQAGHSDNLAHFRFTPGAHGGTVTAIDDAASELIDPDFKPRQLAPVAHLAFDEPAKPAPAPAAEPPASHRRGKPAIPAWEDVLLGVRSGGQR, from the coding sequence ATGCGGGAACTCAAACTGGTTGGACTGGATGCCGACGGCAAATACCTCATCTGCGAGGGCGCCAAACCGGCCGAAACATTCAAGCTGCCGGCCGACGACCGATTGCGGGCGGTCCTGAGCGGCAATACGACGCACCCGGTTCAACCGCACCTGGACATGGAAATAACGAATATGTTGAGTCCCAAGGAAATTCAGGCCAGGATCCGCGCCGGGGCATCGGTGGAGCAGGTGGCCGCGGCGTCGGGCTCCGATCTGGCGCGCATTCAGCGATTCGCCCACCCGGTGTTGCTGGAACGGTCGCGTGCCGCCGAGCTGGCAACGGCCGCGCACCCGATGCTGTCGGACGGCCCCGCGGTGCTGACGCTGCTCGAAACCATCACCGCCGCGCTGCTGACGCGTGGCCTCAACCCGGAGAAACTCAGCTGGGACGCGTGGCGCAACGAAGACGGCCGCTGGACCGTGCAGCTTGCATGGCAGGCCGGCCACTCCGATAACCTCGCGCACTTCCGCTTCACACCGGGCGCGCATGGCGGCACCGTCACCGCGATCGACGACGCGGCCAGTGAGCTGATCGACCCGGACTTCAAACCTCGGCAGCTGGCTCCGGTGGCCCACCTCGCCTTCGACGAACCCGCGAAGCCGGCACCCGCCCCGGCGGCGGAACCACCAGCCAGCCATCGACGGGGCAAGCCGGCCATCCCGGCCTGGGAGGACGTCCTGCTCGGCGTGCGCTCCGGCGGGCAGCGCTGA
- a CDS encoding AurF N-oxygenase family protein produces the protein MDKTRMVRRWRRNMEVRDDTEYVEMLATLSEGSVRRNFNPYTDIDWESPEFAVTDNDPRWILPATDPLGRHPWYLAQPDERKIKIGMWRQANVAKVGLHFESILIRGLMNYTFWMPNGSPEYRYCLHESVEECNHTMMFQEMINRVGADVPGMPRRLRWVSPFIPLVAGPLPVAFFIGVLAGEEPIDHTQKNVLREGKALHPIMERVMSIHVAEEARHISFAHEFLRKRLPQLTKRQRFWTSLYFPLTMRMLCNAIVVPPKAFWEEFDIPREVKKELFFRSPESRKWLRDMFADVRMLAYDTGLMESRLARLMWRLCKINGEPSRYRSEPQRQHMATMPAA, from the coding sequence GTGGACAAGACGCGGATGGTTCGGCGTTGGCGCCGCAACATGGAGGTTCGGGACGATACCGAGTACGTGGAGATGCTCGCCACACTGTCCGAGGGGTCGGTGCGGCGAAACTTCAACCCGTACACCGACATCGACTGGGAGTCACCGGAGTTCGCGGTCACCGACAACGATCCCCGGTGGATCCTCCCGGCGACGGACCCGTTGGGCCGCCACCCCTGGTATCTGGCGCAGCCCGACGAGCGCAAGATCAAGATCGGGATGTGGCGCCAGGCCAACGTGGCCAAGGTCGGGCTGCACTTCGAGTCCATCCTGATCCGCGGCCTGATGAACTACACGTTCTGGATGCCCAACGGGTCACCGGAATATCGGTATTGCCTGCACGAATCCGTTGAAGAGTGCAACCACACCATGATGTTCCAGGAGATGATCAACCGCGTCGGCGCCGACGTTCCGGGAATGCCGCGGCGGCTGCGCTGGGTTTCGCCGTTCATCCCGCTGGTGGCCGGCCCGCTGCCAGTGGCCTTCTTCATCGGGGTACTCGCCGGTGAGGAGCCCATCGACCACACCCAAAAAAATGTGTTGCGCGAGGGCAAGGCGCTGCATCCGATCATGGAGCGGGTGATGTCCATTCACGTGGCCGAGGAAGCTCGCCACATCTCCTTCGCGCACGAATTTCTGCGTAAGCGATTGCCGCAGTTGACCAAGCGGCAGCGATTCTGGACGTCGCTGTACTTCCCGCTGACCATGCGGATGCTGTGCAACGCAATCGTGGTGCCGCCCAAGGCGTTCTGGGAGGAATTCGACATCCCGCGTGAGGTGAAGAAGGAGCTGTTCTTCCGGTCGCCCGAGTCGCGGAAGTGGTTGCGCGACATGTTCGCCGACGTACGGATGCTGGCTTACGACACCGGGTTGATGGAAAGTCGCCTGGCCCGGCTCATGTGGCGGCTGTGCAAGATCAACGGTGAGCCGTCGCGCTATCGCAGCGAGCCGCAGCGTCAACACATGGCCACCATGCCGGCCGCGTAA
- a CDS encoding DUF2530 domain-containing protein: protein MSDEPDHNLEPPPLPAALLEVWPVIAVGALGWVAAAVAAFAVPSLQTWRPVTVAGLAVGLLGTGIFVWQLAAARRGARGAQAGLETYLDQQ from the coding sequence ATGAGCGACGAACCCGACCACAATCTCGAGCCGCCACCTTTACCGGCAGCGCTACTGGAAGTGTGGCCGGTCATCGCGGTCGGCGCACTCGGCTGGGTGGCTGCCGCGGTGGCCGCGTTCGCCGTACCCAGTCTTCAGACATGGCGTCCGGTGACAGTGGCCGGCCTCGCGGTGGGGTTGCTCGGCACGGGCATCTTCGTCTGGCAACTTGCTGCCGCCCGCCGCGGTGCTCGCGGCGCTCAAGCCGGACTCGAGACGTATCTGGACCAACAATAA
- a CDS encoding DUF2537 domain-containing protein — protein sequence MSRELEDRDESVPWATGLVVAGFVAAATGVGMVVLSLGLIRVHALLAVGLNIVAVGGLAPTLWGWRRTPVLRWFVLGAGVGVAVAWLTLLAMTGLGRA from the coding sequence GTGAGCCGAGAGCTCGAAGATCGCGACGAATCTGTCCCGTGGGCAACGGGTTTGGTGGTAGCCGGTTTTGTCGCCGCCGCGACCGGGGTCGGGATGGTGGTGCTCAGCCTGGGACTGATCCGAGTGCACGCATTGCTGGCGGTCGGGCTCAACATCGTGGCGGTCGGCGGGCTGGCGCCGACCCTCTGGGGCTGGCGGCGCACTCCGGTGCTGCGCTGGTTTGTCCTGGGTGCAGGAGTAGGGGTAGCGGTGGCGTGGTTGACGCTGCTCGCGATGACCGGGTTGGGGCGTGCTTAG
- a CDS encoding MarR family transcriptional regulator has protein sequence MPDSDAQLASDLSLAVMRLARQLRFRNPSSPVSLSQLSALTTLANEGAMTPGALAIRERVRPPSMTRVIASLADVGLVDRAPHPVDGRQVLVSVSQAGADLVRAARRARQEWLAERLATLDSGKRDTLRHAADIMMALVDESP, from the coding sequence GTGCCTGACAGCGATGCGCAGCTGGCGAGCGACTTGTCGCTGGCGGTCATGCGTCTGGCGCGCCAACTTCGATTCCGGAATCCGTCATCTCCGGTGTCCTTATCGCAGCTGTCGGCATTGACAACCCTGGCCAACGAGGGCGCGATGACGCCCGGCGCTCTGGCGATCCGGGAGCGGGTCCGCCCACCGTCGATGACCCGGGTGATCGCCTCCCTGGCCGACGTGGGCCTGGTGGACCGCGCCCCGCATCCCGTCGACGGCCGTCAGGTGCTGGTGTCGGTATCCCAAGCCGGCGCGGACTTGGTCAGGGCTGCACGGCGAGCCCGTCAGGAGTGGCTGGCCGAACGGCTTGCGACGCTCGACAGCGGCAAACGTGACACCCTGCGCCACGCCGCCGACATCATGATGGCACTGGTCGACGAAAGCCCGTGA